Proteins encoded together in one Mustelus asterias unplaced genomic scaffold, sMusAst1.hap1.1 HAP1_SCAFFOLD_122, whole genome shotgun sequence window:
- the LOC144484653 gene encoding uncharacterized protein LOC144484653: MEKPWKCADCGKRYGYPSELEAHWRSHTGERPFTCSQCGEGFSDSSGQQRHQRVHTGERPFTCSQCGQGFTDLSNLCTHQRVHTGERPFTCSQCGKGFSNSSGLRRHQRVHTGERPFTCSQCGNGFTQLSSLRTHERVHTGEKPFMCSQCGKGFTDLSNLCTHQRVHTGERPFTCSVCGKRFRVSSHLLRHQQVHE, encoded by the coding sequence atggagaaaccatggaagtgtgcggactgtgggaagagatacggaTACCCATCTGAGCTCGAAGCGCATTGGCGCAGCCATacgggggagaggccgttcacctgctctcagtgtggggagggattcagtgattcatccggcCAGcaaagacaccagcgagttcacactggggagagaccgttcacctgctctcagtgtgggcagggattcactGACCTCTCAAACCTCtgcacacaccagcgagttcacactggggagaggccattcacttgttctcagtgtgggaagggattcagtaattcatcaGGCCTGcgaagacaccagcgagttcacactggggagagaccatttacctgctctcagtgtgggaatggattcactcagttatccagtctgcggacacacgagcgagttcacactggggagaaaccatttatgtgctctcagtgtgggaagggattcactgacctcTCAAACCTCtgcacacaccagcgagttcacactggggagaggccattcacctgctctgtgtgtgggaagagattcagagtttcatcccacctgctgagacaccaacaagttcacgagtga